A window from bacterium encodes these proteins:
- a CDS encoding type II toxin-antitoxin system ParD family antitoxin, with the protein MTASTLPEELRSFVEHELKCGHYDSLDDIVAEGLRVLCAHEKLFSEQGEALRAQVAEGVGQAERGELIDGEEALAEIDAAIDREFGRGD; encoded by the coding sequence AAGAACTGCGCTCCTTCGTCGAACACGAGCTGAAATGCGGGCACTATGACTCTCTCGACGACATCGTCGCTGAAGGGCTGCGCGTCCTTTGCGCCCACGAGAAGCTGTTCTCCGAACAAGGGGAAGCTCTTCGTGCGCAGGTGGCCGAGGGCGTCGGTCAAGCCGAACGGGGGGAGCTTATCGATGGCGAAGAAGCTCTCGCCGAGATCGACGCGGCGATCGATCGTGAATTCGGCAGAGGCGATTGA
- a CDS encoding type II toxin-antitoxin system RelE/ParE family toxin: protein MSSNYVLTPAAKNDFLEIRRYVRRSFGREHDQRVRAQFIDSFERLAQNPFIGRARPDIWPEPYFFWPLGPSLIAYHPKTKPLRIVRIARASRDWRELQPRA, encoded by the coding sequence TTGAGTTCCAACTACGTTCTTACGCCAGCCGCCAAGAACGACTTCCTCGAGATTCGGCGATATGTTCGCCGGTCCTTCGGCCGGGAGCATGACCAGCGGGTTCGCGCTCAGTTCATCGACTCCTTCGAGCGCTTGGCGCAGAACCCCTTCATCGGAAGAGCCCGACCCGATATTTGGCCCGAACCGTACTTCTTCTGGCCCCTGGGCCCATCGCTCATTGCCTATCACCCGAAAACGAAACCGCTTCGAATTGTGCGGATTGCAAGAGCTTCCCGCGACTGGCGCGAGCTTCAGCCCAGGGCGTAG
- the xerC gene encoding site-specific tyrosine recombinase XerC, with amino-acid sequence MSRKKRRASAPKPDPYPIDGSAMAPYLAQFLEAAAAKGLAPRTVEIRDGMLRRFIHWCGERDLSQPQDITRPILERYRRHLYHYRKPNGEPLSFATQQQRLTPLKAFFKWLARENYILSNPASELELPRVHRRLPKHILTAEEVERVLAQAMLHGEFAVRDRAIIETLYSTGIRRSELAHLRLYDVDPRNGTLMVREGKGKKDRMVPLGNRAGRWIDRYTQELRPSLVVEPDEGWLFLHAYGEPFKKNRLTDLVKKTIEKAGIEKPGACHIFRHTMATLMLDAGADIRHIQAILGHSQRSTAGIYTQVSIRKLKEVHARTHPADRSSAPD; translated from the coding sequence ATGTCGCGCAAGAAGCGGCGCGCCAGCGCGCCGAAGCCCGATCCGTATCCGATCGACGGCAGCGCGATGGCGCCCTACCTGGCCCAGTTCCTCGAGGCCGCGGCGGCGAAGGGCCTGGCGCCGCGCACCGTCGAGATCCGAGACGGCATGCTCCGCCGCTTCATCCACTGGTGTGGCGAGCGAGACCTGAGCCAGCCCCAAGACATCACACGGCCGATCCTCGAGCGCTACAGGCGCCATCTGTACCACTATCGAAAACCGAACGGAGAGCCGCTCAGCTTTGCGACCCAGCAGCAGCGGCTCACTCCGCTCAAGGCCTTCTTCAAGTGGCTGGCCCGCGAGAACTACATCCTCTCGAACCCGGCCAGCGAACTGGAGCTGCCGCGCGTCCACCGAAGGCTCCCGAAGCACATCCTGACGGCCGAGGAGGTCGAGCGCGTGCTGGCGCAAGCGATGCTTCACGGCGAGTTCGCCGTACGGGATCGCGCCATCATCGAGACTCTCTACTCGACCGGCATCCGGAGGTCCGAGCTGGCGCACCTGCGCCTCTACGATGTCGATCCCCGCAACGGGACGCTGATGGTGCGCGAGGGCAAAGGCAAGAAGGACCGCATGGTGCCGCTCGGCAACCGCGCCGGCCGCTGGATCGACCGCTACACCCAGGAGCTGCGTCCCTCGCTCGTCGTCGAGCCCGACGAAGGCTGGCTCTTCCTCCACGCGTACGGCGAGCCCTTCAAGAAGAATCGGCTCACCGACCTGGTGAAGAAGACGATCGAGAAGGCCGGCATCGAGAAGCCCGGTGCCTGCCACATCTTCCGCCACACGATGGCAACGCTCATGCTCGACGCCGGCGCCGACATCCGCCACATCCAGGCCATCCTCGGCCACAGCCAGCGCTCCACCGCCGGGATCTACACCCAGGTCTCGATCCGGAAGCTGAAAGAAGTCCACGCGCGAACTCACCCGGCCGATCGGTCATCTGCGCCCGATTGA